The segment taaaattttaatatttaattttccccCCTCTGCCTCTAAACAACTACCTAGGACTGTCTGTCCTGTCATGAGGTTTTGTGAATATTTGTCGTTACTTACAGCAAAAATACACATGTTTTAATgtgaaattatgttaatttgcTTTTTAGCCATAAATCATGACACAAGTGCctccaaaaattgttttttttttttcaaataagaaaaatgaaaaattagctTTATATTTTTGGGGTTACCtttgtatgtaatttaaatatatattaccagtaatttatattatttaatttttacatttgttttatcTTGACttgataaatgttaaaaataaatgaaatttatgcaACAAACAaacgattttattaaatttaaaataaaaaatggatttttaaaggaaaatctCTTTTAAGTGAATATTTCTTAAGgattgttaaaaaacaaaaaacaaaaatattggttggAAATCTAAACCCAAActagaaaatcttaaaactattcCAAAtgtctatattttttataaaaaggtcaAAGTTACTAATGAACTTTAGTTTAGTACTagaaaaaatttgctttaagtAACTAAAactgttaataataattaaatatgtattttacaaaagtttcaAGGATTTCCTTtgtggcaaaaaaaaacaagaaaagaaaacttaaggTTTTTGTGTCCAAATATTTTGGGACTTTATTTTCCATAATACCTTTACAAATTTTCAGCCAACCCTTAATTCACAGCagattttctaattttttctatttatttttcgttgTATTTCGCAACAACTGATTAAACTAAAAAGCAATTCAAAGCATCAACTGTGAAATTTTTACcctaaaaagttaataaaacttttaacaactGTAATTGAGCACGCGGGACTAAAGTTtacgaaaaaaacaaataatactttgtaagaaaaaaataaaataaatagaaaaacaaaaattagcaaaattcttACACTTAAATGTTGTAACAACAATGCGAACGACTAAATCGAAAACAACAATTCAATGtcaaaaatttgcttaaaacaaatacttttactacctttaaataacacaaaacaaaaaatatagaaacaaaaactCTTCCCTtattaaatgaatataaaacaaTCACTGTTTCTTTCTTAACGTAGCGAAAATTAATGAGGCGAAAATGGGAATAGTAATAGAATGCTAAAATCACCCTACAAGTGGCATAGGTTGGGCAAAAGATTTGTAAGTCCTTTCTTGTAAAactgtagttcagttctagttcagttctagttcagttctagttcagttctagttcagttctagttcagttctacttcagttctagttcagttctagttcagttctagttcagttctagttcagttctagttcagttctagttcagttctagttcagttctagttcagttctagttcagttctagttcagttctagttcagttctagtttagttttagttcagttctagtttagttttagttcagttctagttaagttctagttcaattctagctcagttctggtttagtctagtttattcattaataatacttttaattaaCTTTCATTCAAATCCAAACTGTGAATATCCCATAATCTCTACTCCACttattatgtataataaatttttgtttaaccaTTTGCAATTTGAACATgataataaaatgttgttatttattgtttattgtgttatatgtataaatgtacaaTACATACAGTCACAAATGTTTATATCAATGACTaggtccgtctgtccgtccgtacaTATACTACAAGTAGTAAATCAATAAAGATAAATGTTAAGAtgtgtattaaataaattacgtTTGTATAAAGTGtgattttttatagtatttctCTCCCTATTTCTATAAACTTGTGCAGAGTCATTTTTACCAAGTGTAAAGGGGATATAATTTAACATCTAAGTTTAACTATGACACTTGtagaaacaaaaatacaatgTCACGAAGCCTCTTAACTTTgctgttatatatattttttgcgaTAACATGATTTACGAGtgcaaaaaatgttttcttcttctgcttagctttaaaaaaaacacttaagaaaatattaaaattttatttagaaataataaaactgaCAGTGATTTTCTTACGGGGTTATAAAAATCTCGATTTTGCTATtgaatagaaataaattattgCATACTTTAGGGAACTTGCACTTTCTATACAGTATTCACCGTTAATAAAAGACAATTAAGCAAAATAGCAGACATTTGCAAATCAATAACAAATGTTTTCTCTAGAGTAAATGTGTGTGTTTAAATAAGAGAGCAAGTGTTTGCTTGTGTATATCAgccaaaatatgtatgtattaaatggAATTATCGAACAAGAGTAATAAATAGCCCTGGTTTAATTACCGTGCACAACAAAAAAACCTTTACGAGTATATAGATTTAATATGCGTTGAAAGTGGTGATTGTGTGGTTGACCATATTCGAGGCTTTCAATATGTGTTTACCAATGTTCAAGCTCAACGTAGCTCGTTAACAGGAAAAacccaaaatataaattaaaaaaaaaaactaccaaaCTACCCTATTTCTTTCATATGGAAAATAACAGTATcgatgtatatttaaataatgaccATGATATGCTGATTACAGCAGCACTTGATGCACAAACATTTGCAATTACTTTGTATGGTAAATAAATGTGTTACGTgggatataaatataaaaaagtaaaaaaaggtggggaaaaattaatgaattaaaacacacattttcCTTGATAACGGCGGAAACTCAAGGacttgaaattataaaaaaaaatttaattactatCAAAAGTAACTTTTTTCAATAGCTAAACTTCTCAATAAAACAAACTATTCTGGAGGGATTAATGCTTgttagtttaaaaagttttagagtCTGCTTATGAACAAAATTTCCctaagttttatttatgttctttttgtttacattaggACAGGGCGCATGTTTTGCAgattattctttaatttatgtAGTGTTTTTCTTGGGTTTTTTATAGAGTGCGCAATTTCCGTTACAACAACCATTTAGATTATTTCCTTGAACAAAACAGAAACTTAACAAATAATCAAATCCTCaacttaaaattacattttgaaaTACACCAGCTAAACACTAACAAACATAATACTCTCTTTATCACACACACATAGAAACTCTCTAAAACCACTGACGTTTTTCCCcttacacacagacagacagacagacagacagacagacagacagacagacagacagacagacagacagacagacagacacttaCTTTATATTATGATAAGGAGTAGTATTCACAGTTGGGCTAATGAGCATCACTTAATACGCTTtaatcctttttatttttgctattttgtgCACAGCTGGTGGTGCTACTATAACTTTTTAGCATTTTCCTGCATTTAAACAAACTGAATatgtataaaatgaaataaaaaaaaatataatatgttaagggaaattatataaaaaaatctacgtACAGAAACGTGACAAAACTGGTGAATTTAAAGTGGCTTGAACTGTTGCTGTAGcttaacttttaatttgtttcaaacaaataacaatgacagcaacaacaaaataataattgtgatttacataaagtataaaaatgtttacaatctaataatgaaataaatatagagcttagactttattaaaaaatgctgcataatttaaaatacatataattctGAGGTTAACTAAAGTGGCattgaactaaactgaactacaCAGAGACAACACTATGCAATGTTGACAACAGAACcttgtcaacattgcaacagTTCGTTGTCACAgtataaactagaactgaacggaaattgaactaaaactgaaatagaacttaaaCTAACACTTAGATTTGAAttgataaaatttcaaaagttttgttgcaaatataaatttttagtaaaaatattaaattttgcaaaaacaaaaaaaaaaaaaaaaaataaaaattttgtttaaaaaaggatATGGATTTGTAATCAGCATTAGACACCAATTCCTGGGTATCGTGTCTTGCGAGAAATACTTTAGGGCCACATCCGGAAAGCCGGGATACGGTAAATTCGGTTCACCCGATGAGGTTGACGAATCACCATCATCAGAACTACATGAGCCATTACAACTGGAACCCGTCGATGAACCTGAGGAGGAGGATtctgatgatgacgatgaagaggttgctgttgtatttttacttattcGCCTCGAACGACGGCGACGATGTCTGGTCGTCTCTTCCGTGCTGTCATTGGCTATACTCAATCTTTCGTCATCACTGCGTTCGCGGGCATTTTTCTTAAGATTACTAGAAGACCTGTTTTTAACTGTATTCGAGTTTTGTTGGTGGGATTGTAAGTTACGTTGAGAGGCTGTTGTTGGAGGCTGTTGCTGGATACTAGTTGATGATGATGCATCACCTGTTTTGAGAGCCGCCGTCATATCACTCGTATTGTTGTAGGGATTTTTGGGAGATGCCGCTGCTGCAGTTGAAGAGCCAGCACCAACGTTGCTCCCCACATTTCCTGTTGATGCTTTGGCACTTGAGGAACTTGTTTTTCGATGACGATGGCTGCTGCGAGATCCATTATTTCCAGCGCCGCCACCACCACTACTACTGCTACCACATCGTCGATGTCTGGCCTCTATGCCAGAATCTTCATTGGAATGCATTATATTTGAGTTTGTACTGCCCGTACTTGTAGATGTTTCCCTTAATCTCGCCCTGGTGGCAGCATTAATGCTGCTACTTCTCGCCCTATCTGCCCCAGCCAGAGAATCGTTATCTGTATTATGCTGTTTGTGGCTCTTCTGGCCATTGTGTTGCTGCTCTAGCTGAGAAGCAGCTAAAGATCGTATCTCTATGGCTTGTTTTGATGTTTTGGTGCCCTCAGCATTGGCATTCAAATTTGTGCTATTTGCTGAAGTCATTGATGGTGTTGTTGTCGTTGTGTGGTTatggttgttgttattattgttgttgtggttgttattgttatttccaTGCTGGTTCTGCTCCTGCACAGAGGAGTGCaacattttagttaaaaagaCTTTCCAATGCCgtcaaacacacatacacaaaactACTACTGCTACTATTTTTTTTAGCTGTTGCaactatttcttttttctagcatttgtttttgctgttgttgttggccAGACTGTAGTGCTTAGTTTAAACTGAGCTAAGTTTGCATCCAGCCTCGTAATGTTATTGTCATTTGACTATCAAGTACAGCGAACCAGGCAGCACGACCATCTTTTTTATCTATATGTCACACAAAAGAACTGAAATgagatgaaaaataaaaaagcaaaaaatgatgaatacaaaatatttgcattGAATTGCTTAAAAGAAGAGCATGAGTACTCTAATACTTAAGGGCTTTAAGAGTAGatttaactaaaatagaaatttataactgAA is part of the Lucilia cuprina isolate Lc7/37 chromosome 3, ASM2204524v1, whole genome shotgun sequence genome and harbors:
- the LOC124418716 gene encoding uncharacterized protein DDB_G0271670-like; translated protein: MLHSSVQEQNQHGNNNNNHNNNNNNNHNHTTTTTPSMTSANSTNLNANAEGTKTSKQAIEIRSLAASQLEQQHNGQKSHKQHNTDNDSLAGADRARSSSINAATRARLRETSTSTGSTNSNIMHSNEDSGIEARHRRCGSSSSGGGGAGNNGSRSSHRHRKTSSSSAKASTGNVGSNVGAGSSTAAAASPKNPYNNTSDMTAALKTGDASSSTSIQQQPPTTASQRNLQSHQQNSNTVKNRSSSNLKKNARERSDDERLSIANDSTEETTRHRRRRSRRISKNTTATSSSSSSESSSSGSSTGSSCNGSCSSDDGDSSTSSGEPNLPYPGFPDVALKYFSQDTIPRNWCLMLITNPYP